The Mercenaria mercenaria strain notata chromosome 1, MADL_Memer_1, whole genome shotgun sequence nucleotide sequence caggtccctaggtctaaggtgaaggtcaaacttagaggacaaaggtgctggcgggctcgacattctgcccgtgggcatgcagaatgtactTCTAGTTTATGCCGTAGCATTCAAGTGGATGCACTAGgctggtaggtcaaaggtcatggttacaGCAAGGTCAAGTGTTTCTGTCATGTTTTGtttccagagcataacttgataacCCTTCAGGGTATTGACATTGAatttggcatgtaggtaggtagcattaagacgatgtgcagagtgcatgagtttggtcggtaggtcaaaggttaaggtcacaaatttaaccctttgtattttgtgtctggaACATAACTTAACTTAAATGACTTTAAATTTAGAATAAAGGTGGTTGGTGATAAAGTAGATTAAGGAGTGCAACAATCCACATTACTCCCACACCACCTTCCTTCCCAACCCCATGCTACAATTCACTTGAGTATCTAGTGCCTTAGTAATCATCGTTGATGTGCAGATACCCTCCAACCCCCCACCCTTTGCCACATAACATCCCTCTCAAACACacaccaaagaaaaaaaacttttttaaccaggtttttgtAGAAAACCGGtcattagtcccctactggttgaaaaccagtttcgggggactataggaatgcacttttccgtccgtccgttcgtctgtctgcaatttcttgtctggtccataactctgtcatccatgaagggattttaatattacttggcacaaatttccccatgatgagactcaaaggtcaaggtcaaaggtcagcggggctttttttcctgttcggtccataactctgctatccatgaagggattttaatattacttggcacaaatgtttcccatgatgagacgacatgtcatgcgcaaacccagaaccctggcttaaaggtcaaggtcacactctgaGATCAAGtatcaataggatttttttcctgtccggtctataactttgtcatgcaagacagGATTTAAGTATCAGttagcacaaatatttccctggatgaaacaacatgtcatgcacaaaacccgggccctaggtctaaggtcaaggtcacacttagaggccaaaggtcagatgcaaAAATTACTTTGTcagaagcatttctttttcatgcattgagggattttgatgaaacttggcacaaatgttcaccactatgagacggattgtcatgcgcaagaaccaggtccctaggtgtaaggtcaaggtcatacttagaggtcaaaggttaaatttaagaatgactttgtccagagcatttcttctccatgcatggagggattttgatgtaacttggcacaaatgttcattgccatgaggcacccttgttagcccaccatcatcggatggtgggctattcaaatcactctgcgtcagtggtctgtccgttaacaatttctcgttatcgcatctcctcagaaactaccagggggattttgaccaaactgtcagaatgatgtattggtactcaagttgtgtccccctgaaaatcagactggttcaacaatttgttagtgagttatggccctttgtttatttttataatttacatagatttatatagggaaaaattttgaaaatcttcttgtccaaaaccacagagcctagggctttgatatttggtatgacgcatcatctagtggtcctctaccaagatgattcaaattatatccctggggtcaaatatggccccgccccaggttcacatggtttatataatagacttatatagggaaaaggtttgaaaaacctcttatccaaaaccacagggcctagggctttgatattttgcatgtgacatcatctagtggtcttctactaacaGAGTTCTGCCGAGGTTTTCAGCGCAATGGGCCCATGGCCCATCTATGCTGAAAACATGGGGCCGTTCTGAAATATTTTGGGCCATacaaattttgtgtttaaaaactcACCTATAATCACTATTGACTCACTGCCATCAGCTGAATGCCTCAAATACAGGTTATGACTTGCAAAACAAACCTGATTGGTGCAAAATAGATATGAACTGAAATCACACTTaactgtaaaacattttattttcagtataaCTCAATTATCAATTATTCCTTTCTGTAACTACTAAACAGCTTCCTCTGTTTCTCTCTCCATAGTTTCAGTGGCACACTAAAATCAAACTCCTCTAACTTTCCTCCTTGGATTTTGATCATCAGTAAATTGTCAACTGTTTCAGAACCAATTCTGTTTCTCAATGATGTCTTCACCTGATTCTGTGAACTAAATCCTCTTTCACAATCAGAGGTATGGATTGGAGCTGTGAGGGCCAGGGCTGCTAACTTGATAAGATTTGGAAATCTGTCTTTATAGTTCTGTTGGATCAAGCGCCAAAGAGTGGACATTTTATCTCTAGGATATCCCTCTTGCAGTACAAGTGGTTTTAATTGGTCCCATTCTTTCCTGGTttcatctggtataataataggCTCTACTGTAACGATGGGCTGGTACTCAGTGGGTTTTGATTCCTTTTTCTCTCCATACTGTTTGATGAGTATCTCAAGTTTTTCATTTCCCCATGTTTCAAGATCTTCCTTTGAACAGAAGCTAATTGGTCTCATGGACAGCACAGCAAAAGCATACATGATGTTGCTATCATTCTCAGGAAATCTCTGATCTAACTTGCTAAGAATAGAGTCAATGAACTTTACTTTGATTGAATCAATGTTCTGTTTGCCCTGAACTATGTGATTTGCTTTGAAAACCACTTTACCCTTGTCAGTTTTCAAATCCTCGTTGACTAATTTCTGAAGGTGTGGGGATTTACCTTGTGTACCATTTTTAATGTGAGAAAGTTCCTTCTTGCATGTGTCTACACTAACTTTCACAAGACTCACATCAAGATCAGCTTTCTGAAAGAGAAGACACAGCTCTGTAACTATAGGCAACACATCCATAAGCATATATGTTGTTGCTATGAAGTCATACTGAACCATTTTCTTAGCATATCCTTTAGATTTTGCATCTTTGTCCTGGGCAAAAAATGTTATCAGTGAGTCAAGGATCTTGTACACTGTTTCAACTGCAATAAAAACAGACATCCATCTCACTTCATGTACTTCTTTAACTTTCAAATTGGGTTGActcagtacattttgtatttcatttaactCATGTGTTCTTTTGGCAGAAGACTTAAAGAAGTAAAATATTCCTGTAAGAATCCTCTGATAATCCACTAAAAACTGAACTTCATCAGCTGCCTGAGATGTTACCAATGCAAGACGATGTGCTATACAGTGATAGTTAAGCATCATGGGATTGTCCCTTGTTATATATCCTGTAAGCCCCTGGCCCATCCCTGTCATCACCTTGGCCCCATATGATCCAAGACCCATAATCTTTTCTCTTGGTATACCCTTTACCTCCTCAGCATTGTTCAGGGCATCATATATACCCTTACCTGTCCCACTGTCTATCTCTTTGTTACAGATGTAGAGTGTAGCTGCCTGAAATGTTTCTGGATTAACAACTCTAGCATATACACTTAATTTTTTCTTCACTCCAATGTCTGTACTTTCATCACAGAGGATGCTTACAAATGGAGATCTATCGATACTTTCTAATACACTCTTCCGGATTGCtgaagagattgactgaataaattCAATGGCTGATATGTCAGACTTATAAGTAACACTCTGTCCGGTTTTCAACTTATTAATATCAGGGCATTCTAGGGTAAATACAGAAAGCTTTCAAACTTTGTGATAAATATGTCTTCTTTAGCCATCCAAAATGCTACTTTCAATGCTTTCACTACAGCCTTTTCCTTCTCATCATAAACCTTTTCAACTGATTTTTCTAGAGTACCAGTCATTGATTTAGCAGTGGCTGCTGCTTTATGGTCACTACTCTCTGCATGCCTAGACaatgttgaagttttaaaattgttacatttacCTGTGGTGAGAGCATTACTTTTCTTATGCTTTACACACAATGTACATGTCatagcattatcattttcattgtaaCTGAGCCATGTATAGTCAATCAACCAGTTTTTGTGAAAGCTCCGTTTTTCTgacgttttatttaatttttcaccGCTGTTTTCGGGCTCAGAAGTCGATTTACTCAAATTACTACTAGTACTACTAGATTGGGTGGGGGTCGGATCATTCGTTAATTCTGAGGTCAGTGTTGACTGATCAGCGGTATCTTTCGCTGAAGTGTCACTTTCGtttgatttattattattgtttttatctttCTCCGTGGTAACTGAAGTTTTGTTCGATTTCTTATGGGCAGGAGAACCGAAAAAATCAAGCAAAGTGGCTTTTCGCTTCGGTGCGGTTGCCATTTCGATGGTGCAATTATCACAACGCGTTATTTTAATAGATCCgtcgcagtgatctcccttggaGATATCTAAATTCCGTAAAAGACCGGCACACTAGCGATCGTTATCGGGTTTGATTTTTAGATTTTACTGGCGCGCCAAAGGCCCACCTAGCCGATTTTTTGTGcgccattcatatttttttcgcgCCAATGGCGCAAAAACGCGTCCTCGGCAGAACTCtatactaagattgttcaaattatccccttagggtcaaatatggccccgccctgggggtcacatggtttatatagacttatatagggaaaaactttgaaaatcttcttgtgcaaaccacaaagcctagggctttgatatttgttatgtagcatcatctaatggttctctaccaagtttattcaaattatccccctagggtcaaatatggccccgccaccgggagtcacatggttcatatagacttatatagggaaaagcttttaaaatcttcttgtcaataatctacaacattcaaatttggaccacacgtgTAGTTTTGAGaggcaagatgaacattgacatgagttgaccttgactttgacctagtgacctactttcacatttctgtagctacagccttcaaatttggaccacatgcatagttttgtgcactggaaaaaactttgaccatgacattgacctagtgacctactttcacatttttgaaggtacaagcttcaaatttggaccacatgcatagttttgtgttccgaaatgaaatttgaccatgacattgacctagtgacctactttcacatttctcaagctacaaccttcaaatttggaccacatgcatagttttgtgtaccgaaaaaaaaactttgaccttgacattgacctagtgacctactttcacattcctcaagttacagccttcaaatttggaccacatgcatagtttcgtgttccgaaatgaaatttgaccttgattttgacctggtgacctactttcacatttctcaagctacagccttcaaatttggaccacatgcatagtttcgtgtaccgaaataaactttgaccttaagattgacctagtgacctactttcacatttctgtagctacaggcttcaaatttagaccacatgcataggattgtatactgaaacaaactttgaccttgacattgacttagtgaaCTGCTTTcaagtttttgaaggtacaggcatcaaatttggaccacatgcatggttttgtgtaccgaaataaactttgaccttaagattgatctagtgacctactttcaaatttctcaacctacagccttcaaacttgatgcacatgcatagttttgtgtacaaagaactttgtctttgaaattgatctagtgacccactttcacatttctcaaaagctacagctttcaaatttggaccacatgcatggaccacatgcacagttttgcgtacggaaatgaaatttgaccttgagctagtcagtaagtcttgaaatttggaacactaaaaaatggcacattggtgggtgccaagatcactctgtgatctcttgttttaagaatgacctccctttgtttttactataaatagattacaatAAAACACCGCctgctcgaggtcgcaaggggatgagcaaaatgctcgagttatccatggtttcgagcgacccaaacattgaccaacctacgaagaaaactaaagtttgttttaccatttgtcatcgggaccgtttgcagagtaaatggtgatgcgtaataataacatacttgtgacattcaaaaaaaaaatgtaaatgttgatgCCCATATGGGCCAAACATaagaaaataaacttgaaacttgtatTACAAAAGATATCTgttgatagacgtttcaatatgtaatttgtaaatggcacatgtgaagaaacaactaagatttgttttttttttattagctcacctgtcacaaagtgacaaggtgagcttttgtgatcgcgcggtgtccgtcgtccgtcgtccgtccgtgcgtccgtgcgtccgtgcgtccgtaaacttttgcttgtgaccactctagaggtcacatttttcatgggatctttatgaaagttggtcagaatgttcatcttgatgatatctaggtcaagttcgaaactgggtcacgtaccatcaaaaactaggtcagtaggtctaaaaatagaaaaaccttgtgacctctctagaggccatatatttcataagagcgtcatgaaaattggtcagaatgttcaccttgatgatatctaggtcaagttcgaaactgggtcacgtgggttcaaaaactaggtcagtaggtctaaaaatagaaaaaccttgtgacctctctagaggccatatttttcatgagatcttcatgaatattggtcagaatgtttatcttgatgatatctaggtcaagttcgaaactgggtcacgtagggtcaaaaactaggtcattaggtctaaaaatagaaaaaccttgtgacctctctagaggccatatttctcaatggatcttcatgaaaattggtcagaatgttcatcttcatgatatctaggtcaagttcgaaactgggtcacgtggggttaaaaactaggtcagtagatctaaaaatagaaaaaccttgtgacctctctagaggccatatttttcatgagatcttcatgaatattggtcagagtgttcaccttgatgatatctaggtcaagttcgaaactgggtcatgtggggtcaaaaactaggtcagtagatctaaaaatagaaaaaccttgtgacctctctagaggccatatttctcaatggatcttcatgaagattggtcagaatgttcaccttgatgatatctaggtcaagttcgaaactgggtcacgtgcggtcaaaaactaggtcagtaggtctaaaaataggaaaaccttgtgacctctctagaggcgatatttttcaatggatcttcatgaaaattggtcagaatgtttaccttgaagatatctaggtcaagttcgaaactgggtcacgtggggttaaaaactaggtcagtagatctaaaaatagaaaaaccttgtgacctctctagaggccatatttttcatgagatcttcatgattattggtcagaatgttcaccttgatgatatctaagtcaagttcgaaactgggtcacgtggggttaaaaactaggtcagtaggtctaaaaatagaaaaaaccttgtgacctctctagaggccatattctcaccggatcttcatgaaaattggtgagaatgttcagcttgatgatatctaggtcaggtttgtaactgggtcatgtgcggtcaaaaactaggtcagtaggtcgaaaaatagaaaaaccttgtgacctctctagaggccatatttttcacgagatcttcatgaaaattggtgagaatgttcaccttgatgatatctaggtcaagtttaaaagtgggtcacgtgccttcaaaaactaggccattaggtcaaataatagaaaaaccttgtgacctctctagaggccatatttttcaatggatcttcatgaaaattggtcagaattttttatcttgatgatatctaggtcacatgtgctcaaaaactaggtcactatgtcaaataatagaaataatgacgtcatactcggttcaacactgggtcatgtggggataggtgagcgattcaggaccatcatggtcctcttgttttcattcatcaacaagtgcatatcataattttcgtctcaattttataaaacgctatattatttccttaatttgcatgcaaacaagtgctgattaaaatactaagatctcataactatcttctcgatcccgcagaaaagatgcTTTAAGTAATTAGTAATTGATaattatttgatcaataaaacttttctttaagcttttatcaataattaatctcatcataagatcaaatatactgacaaacaaacatttaagatagtctgggaacAGACTACGCAtttctcacggtgtgtgaaaatgtttaattaaccgatacattctgaccgccgaatgtgtgaaaaattttgacacctctgcttgAGTTatccagaagcaacaaagagttaattaatacacagggaccaggtgtcatgctcgagcgatcgagttatcgatgctcgacccagccatggtaatatcacataaaaaatagaaggaaatcggccgggaccacatgaattgctcgagcgagcccgggtgctcgaggcatcgatgctcgagcgagcggtgtttcactgtatattgttacttttctattactggccgtagggaaaaatcgagaccacttttctgtggtacaacatgcatgttacattgaatttttagatgtattttgacccatctctacctggtaaagagttgtGTGTgaacctttttatgcccccacttttggggggcGCATATAGATTTACCCTTgtctgtccttccgagaatgttatgtcgcgcgtagctccaaaagtatttgacgtagagtcacaaaactttacaggaatgttggtcaccatgtgtagttatgcacctggggtttcgcatccggattcatttagtcatgtacgagttatggcctctgactttgtaaaaattggtcattttaatgttgtgtcgcc carries:
- the LOC123566247 gene encoding zinc finger protein 862-like; protein product: MATAPKRKATLLDFFGSPAHKKSNKTSVTTEKDKNNNNKSNESDTSAKDTADQSTLTSELTNDPTPTQSSSTSSNLSKSTSEPENSGEKLNKTSEKRSFHKNWLIDYTWLSYNENDNAMTCTLCVKHKKSNALTTGKCNNFKTSTLSRHAESSDHKAAATAKSMTGTLEKSVEKVYDEKEKAVVKALKSISSAIRKSVLESIDRSPFVSILCDESTDIGVKKKLSVYARVVNPETFQAATLYICNKEIDSGTGKGIYDALNNAEEVKGIPREKIMGLGSYGAKVMTGMGQGLTGYITRDNPMMLNYHCIAHRLALVTSQAADEVQFLVDYQRILTGIFYFFKSSAKRTHELNEIQNVLSQPNLKVKEVHEVRWMSVFIAVETVYKILDSLITFFAQDKDAKSKGYAKKMVQYDFIATTYMLMDVLPIVTELCLLFQKADLDVSLVKVSVDTCKKELSHIKNGTQGKSPHLQKLVNEDLKTDKGKVVFKANHIVQGKQNIDSIKVKFIDSILSKLDQRFPENDSNIMYAFAVLSMRPISFCSKEDLETWGNEKLEILIKQYGEKKESKPTEYQPIVTVEPIIIPDETRKEWDQLKPLVLQEGYPRDKMSTLWRLIQQNYKDRFPNLIKLAALALTAPIHTSDCERGFSSQNQVKTSLRNRIGSETVDNLLMIKIQGGKLEEFDFSVPLKLWREKQRKLFSSYRKE